A single Microbacterium protaetiae DNA region contains:
- a CDS encoding MerR family transcriptional regulator: MRIGELSRETGASPRAIRYYEQTGLLRSERRPNGYREFDDTAVQTVTTIRTLFGLGFPSELVSRVLPCTGDAGPIAGDCSALMQRVAEIRDDMDAKARSLDATRDQLTQFLANQQ; this comes from the coding sequence GTGAGAATCGGAGAGCTCAGCCGCGAGACGGGGGCGAGTCCCCGGGCGATCCGCTATTACGAACAGACCGGGCTGCTGCGGTCCGAGCGTCGACCGAACGGGTACCGCGAGTTCGACGACACCGCCGTTCAGACGGTGACCACGATCCGAACGCTCTTCGGTCTCGGTTTCCCCTCCGAACTTGTCTCGCGCGTCCTTCCGTGCACCGGCGACGCGGGCCCGATTGCGGGGGACTGCAGCGCGCTCATGCAGCGCGTCGCCGAGATCCGCGACGATATGGACGCCAAGGCGCGAAGTCTTGACGCCACCCGCGACCAGCTCACCCAATTCCTCGCGAACCAGCAATAG
- a CDS encoding ABC transporter permease — MNTLVRADIRQNRGTLVGVFVAVLTATMLATGLGVLIESGAHGGVDPERYTAADVIVGGRQSFATPEDSTYALPERVPLPADALTAVRALPDAANIVADTTVPLSWNGSPIEAHGWSSAALTPYHVTSGHAPSAPDEVVVDANLASRTKIGATVTLAHGGIDATYHVVGVVAAGGNTQPVRAEHVFLTDDAAAALTPHSDAARVIGVFARSGVSPKQLADEIRAQVPDVVAYTGTDRGAAEFLDAGSARGALVAIGSSFAGTAILIALFVVAGTLSLSIQRRRRDFAMMRAIGSTPLQIHRLIAQEVLVVAGVAALIGAIPGYLLAAAMRFGFAQAGVIPADFALTFSPLPALIAIAVMVATSQIAAAVAARRPARISPTEALREASTTPSRVGLGRTITGAVLGIIGVLASTIPLFVPGTIAVAGPVAAALLLIVAVGLLGPRLVQAALAVFGGPLRHVGSSSAFLAVANARSNSRRLAAAIVPLALGIGLGLVQVGTQSIIAAEATTQSHAGVSADLLVTGTGSGLSDAAVASIADTSGVRAANPVALSQIIFSFVQLGDPTSEQYPVQGIDPDRTASTMDLGVVAGSLTSLSGEQTVALSTDAAQAAGVAVGGTVRGHLGDGAEITAKVVAVYTRGLGFGDVTMSNRALLAHTTNGLSDYVLVSAQPGQQAQVHTALDAAGFTVANRSQLRAAGDTARAGDSLVNLIALAVILGYIAIAVVNTLVMATGERRREFALLQLIGSTRRQVRAMMRTESVIVVVIAAVLGMLVAGPPLIGISFGVSGQPVPNLSPIEGVAIVGSMVVIGLISLAVATRSAMRSAPIAEIGSRE; from the coding sequence ATGAACACGCTCGTCAGGGCCGACATCCGCCAGAACAGGGGGACGCTGGTCGGTGTCTTCGTGGCGGTGCTCACGGCAACGATGCTCGCGACCGGGCTGGGCGTTCTGATCGAGTCGGGCGCGCACGGCGGGGTCGACCCCGAACGCTACACCGCCGCCGATGTCATCGTCGGGGGACGTCAGTCATTCGCCACGCCAGAGGACTCGACGTACGCGCTTCCCGAGCGCGTCCCGTTGCCCGCCGACGCCCTCACCGCCGTCCGTGCTCTTCCGGATGCGGCGAACATCGTCGCCGACACGACGGTTCCGCTGAGCTGGAATGGTTCGCCGATCGAGGCGCACGGCTGGAGTTCGGCCGCGCTCACGCCGTATCACGTCACCAGCGGGCACGCCCCGAGTGCGCCCGACGAGGTCGTGGTGGATGCGAACCTCGCGTCGCGCACCAAGATCGGTGCCACCGTCACGCTCGCACACGGTGGCATCGACGCCACGTACCACGTGGTCGGCGTCGTCGCGGCCGGCGGAAACACACAGCCTGTGCGCGCCGAACACGTGTTCCTCACCGATGACGCCGCCGCCGCTCTCACACCGCACAGCGATGCGGCCCGGGTGATCGGCGTGTTCGCACGATCGGGTGTCTCGCCGAAACAGCTGGCCGACGAGATCCGCGCGCAGGTACCCGATGTCGTCGCCTACACGGGAACCGATCGTGGCGCGGCTGAGTTCCTCGACGCGGGGAGCGCACGAGGCGCCCTCGTGGCGATCGGCTCGTCGTTCGCCGGCACGGCCATTCTGATTGCGCTGTTCGTGGTCGCCGGCACGCTCTCACTGTCCATCCAACGACGCCGGCGCGACTTCGCGATGATGCGCGCCATCGGGTCCACACCGCTGCAGATCCACCGGCTCATCGCTCAAGAGGTGCTCGTCGTCGCCGGTGTGGCCGCCCTCATCGGCGCGATTCCCGGATACCTCCTCGCGGCGGCGATGCGCTTCGGGTTCGCTCAGGCGGGTGTGATCCCCGCAGACTTCGCTCTCACGTTCAGCCCGCTGCCCGCGCTCATCGCGATCGCGGTGATGGTCGCGACATCCCAGATCGCCGCTGCCGTGGCCGCCCGGCGTCCCGCGCGCATCAGTCCGACCGAGGCGCTGCGCGAGGCATCCACGACGCCGTCCCGCGTGGGCCTCGGACGCACCATCACCGGCGCGGTGCTGGGCATCATCGGTGTGCTCGCCAGCACCATTCCCCTCTTCGTGCCGGGCACGATAGCGGTGGCCGGGCCGGTCGCGGCCGCTCTTCTTCTCATCGTCGCCGTCGGCTTGCTCGGTCCTCGCCTCGTCCAGGCAGCCCTCGCGGTGTTCGGCGGCCCGCTGCGGCATGTGGGATCGTCTTCCGCATTCCTCGCGGTTGCCAACGCACGCAGTAACTCGCGTCGACTGGCCGCAGCCATCGTCCCGCTTGCGCTCGGCATCGGCCTGGGCCTGGTGCAGGTCGGCACGCAATCGATCATCGCGGCCGAGGCCACCACGCAGTCGCACGCCGGCGTGAGCGCCGACCTGCTGGTGACCGGCACCGGCTCCGGGCTCTCTGATGCGGCTGTGGCATCCATCGCCGATACCTCGGGCGTGCGCGCGGCGAACCCCGTCGCTCTCAGCCAGATCATCTTCAGCTTCGTTCAACTCGGCGATCCGACCTCCGAGCAGTACCCGGTGCAGGGCATCGACCCGGACCGCACGGCATCGACGATGGACCTGGGCGTGGTGGCAGGTTCGCTGACGTCACTGTCCGGCGAGCAGACCGTGGCGCTGAGCACGGATGCCGCGCAGGCGGCGGGCGTCGCGGTGGGTGGCACCGTCCGCGGACACCTCGGTGACGGGGCAGAGATCACCGCGAAGGTGGTCGCCGTCTACACCCGCGGACTGGGCTTCGGCGACGTGACGATGAGCAACAGGGCGCTGCTCGCCCACACGACGAACGGCCTGAGCGATTATGTGCTCGTCAGCGCGCAGCCGGGGCAGCAGGCACAGGTGCACACAGCCCTGGATGCCGCCGGATTCACGGTCGCGAACCGCAGCCAACTGCGTGCCGCCGGCGACACCGCACGTGCGGGCGACTCGCTCGTCAACCTGATAGCGCTCGCCGTCATCCTCGGCTACATCGCCATCGCCGTGGTGAACACACTGGTGATGGCGACGGGGGAGCGCCGGCGCGAGTTCGCTCTGCTGCAGTTGATCGGATCGACGCGCCGGCAGGTGCGGGCCATGATGCGCACCGAGTCGGTGATAGTCGTGGTCATCGCCGCCGTGCTCGGGATGCTGGTGGCCGGGCCGCCGCTGATCGGCATCAGCTTCGGCGTGTCGGGCCAGCCGGTGCCGAACCTCTCGCCGATCGAGGGCGTGGCCATCGTCGGGTCGATGGTGGTGATCGGTCTCATCTCGCTTGCGGTGGCGACGCGGTCCGCGATGCGAAGCGCGCCGATCGCCGAGATCGGCTCGCGCGAGTAG
- a CDS encoding ABC transporter ATP-binding protein — translation MSIQTSARTVDAPLTTAAAVRLEAVVKKYGTGPSAVTALRGIDLTLTRGSFTAIMGPSGSGKSTLLHTAAGLDSPTSGSVWIGDTDISRMRAGRLAVFRRKHVGFVFQAYNLLPALTVEENVTLPLLLAGTKAEKSWLDSLIRAVGLQELRQRRPAELSGGQQQRVAIARALITRPDAVFADEPTGALDSRTGRQVLELMVQMTRDLNQTVVMVTHDPAVAAHAERVIFLADGAFVGYQDGATTQQIADRMATLGEK, via the coding sequence ATGAGCATTCAGACATCCGCACGAACCGTCGACGCACCGCTGACCACGGCCGCGGCGGTGCGACTGGAAGCCGTCGTCAAGAAGTACGGCACGGGACCATCGGCCGTCACCGCCCTGCGCGGCATCGACCTCACACTGACACGTGGATCATTCACCGCGATCATGGGGCCGTCGGGGTCGGGCAAGAGCACGCTCCTGCACACCGCGGCCGGCCTTGACTCTCCGACGAGCGGCTCGGTCTGGATCGGTGACACCGACATCTCACGGATGCGGGCGGGAAGACTGGCGGTTTTCCGCCGCAAGCACGTCGGATTCGTCTTTCAGGCCTACAACCTGCTTCCTGCCTTGACGGTGGAGGAGAACGTCACCCTGCCGTTGCTTCTGGCAGGCACGAAGGCCGAGAAGAGCTGGCTTGACAGCCTGATCCGCGCGGTCGGCCTGCAGGAACTTCGTCAGCGGCGGCCGGCCGAGCTCTCGGGCGGTCAGCAGCAGCGGGTCGCCATCGCCCGGGCGCTCATCACGCGTCCCGATGCCGTCTTCGCCGACGAGCCCACCGGCGCCCTCGACTCGCGAACCGGCCGGCAGGTGCTGGAGCTGATGGTCCAGATGACCCGCGACCTGAACCAGACCGTGGTCATGGTGACCCACGATCCGGCGGTCGCCGCGCATGCCGAGCGCGTGATCTTTCTCGCCGACGGAGCTTTCGTCGGATATCAGGACGGTGCGACGACGCAGCAGATCGCCGATCGCATGGCGACGCTGGGGGAGAAATGA
- a CDS encoding MarR family winged helix-turn-helix transcriptional regulator has product MVDTDDEFHTPARLSALTSWQAHKVSTLGARMTARHMPLTARSDFAVLAALEEFGPLSQAQLCRRLGIDRNDVSGIIGRLEADARVDRKPDPGDRRRNLVTLTPSGARYLDEIQHDADLAQDELLVGLDDQERRQLHALLAKTLAAHRPEPA; this is encoded by the coding sequence ATGGTCGACACCGACGACGAGTTCCACACACCGGCGCGGCTGAGCGCCCTCACGAGCTGGCAGGCGCACAAGGTCTCCACCCTCGGAGCGCGGATGACCGCTCGCCACATGCCACTCACGGCGCGATCCGACTTCGCCGTGCTCGCCGCGCTGGAGGAGTTCGGGCCGCTCAGCCAGGCGCAGCTCTGCCGCAGACTCGGGATCGATCGCAATGACGTCAGTGGCATCATCGGTCGGCTCGAGGCCGACGCCCGCGTCGATCGCAAGCCCGATCCGGGCGATCGCCGTCGCAATCTCGTGACCCTCACGCCCTCGGGCGCACGATATCTCGATGAGATCCAGCACGATGCCGATCTGGCGCAGGACGAACTGCTCGTCGGCCTCGACGACCAGGAGCGCCGGCAACTGCATGCACTCCTGGCCAAGACGCTCGCGGCGCACAGACCAGAACCGGCGTAG
- a CDS encoding SDR family oxidoreductase: MSDLTSVPPLPGRRVLIPGGTGGVGEGAVRAFLAAGADVIVPTRSQRRADEFRGLLGAAATKHLHLFEHDYTSFAGAAALVATMLERLGGIDDVVATIGGWWSGKPLWEIDETDWQSAFVNLATTHMAVLRASLPHMTDVGAYSIIVGESAYVPIPGSGLVSMEQTALQMMHQVLVAELQGAKRAFLLELGPVATRFVASPDPAQVTSELVGRVAVAASASAEPGRVVTLLDQTQAAAALASFSAAR; encoded by the coding sequence ATGTCTGATCTCACCTCAGTCCCGCCGCTGCCCGGACGCCGGGTTCTCATTCCCGGCGGCACCGGCGGCGTCGGCGAAGGCGCAGTGCGCGCCTTCCTCGCCGCCGGCGCAGACGTCATCGTCCCCACCCGCAGCCAGCGCCGGGCCGACGAGTTCCGCGGTCTGCTGGGCGCTGCCGCCACCAAACATCTGCACCTTTTCGAGCACGATTACACGAGCTTCGCCGGCGCAGCCGCACTGGTCGCGACGATGCTCGAACGGCTCGGTGGAATCGACGATGTCGTGGCCACCATCGGCGGCTGGTGGTCTGGCAAGCCGCTCTGGGAGATCGACGAGACCGACTGGCAGAGCGCCTTCGTGAACCTTGCGACCACTCACATGGCCGTGCTGCGAGCGAGCTTGCCACACATGACGGATGTCGGCGCATACTCGATCATCGTCGGAGAGTCGGCGTACGTCCCGATACCCGGAAGCGGCCTGGTGAGCATGGAGCAGACGGCACTCCAGATGATGCACCAGGTTCTGGTGGCAGAACTGCAGGGTGCCAAGCGGGCGTTTCTGCTCGAGCTCGGCCCCGTCGCGACCCGCTTCGTCGCCTCGCCAGACCCCGCGCAGGTCACCTCGGAACTTGTCGGCCGGGTTGCCGTGGCAGCCTCTGCCTCAGCCGAACCCGGGCGGGTGGTGACGCTGCTGGATCAGACGCAGGCGGCCGCCGCGCTCGCCTCATTCAGCGCGGCGCGGTGA
- a CDS encoding sensor histidine kinase, producing MSGASVRRWWRALRWLAVELGAGLGSFLFLFVCLVISPLLVLSGGWLLVPVVVVPLRRWADLARERTARRVPIESAYSPIPPSPSFADRLRLAFSRSTGRDLVWLLGHGTIAPLASLLSIALPFAAVNALLVPAYWYLAPADDPISSPFPVTSWGAAAWSPLVAIGYALLAWWVIPGVAFVLRRAQARILSPSHKARLAARVTALTASRAAALDAQSAELRRIERDLHDGAQNRLVNVVMMLGIAERSLETNPDDALPQLQRAQEMAMDALSGLRTAVHDIYPPILDELGLECALAAVAGRSAVPCSLDTSSLRRVPAAVESAAYFVVAEAVTNLNKYSRATRALISVESDTSAMVESVRIVVEDDGVGGAHERPGGGIAGIRRRAEAFEGTLQLTSPQGGPTNMRVELPCGW from the coding sequence ATGAGCGGCGCGAGTGTTCGGCGATGGTGGCGTGCGCTGCGCTGGCTTGCCGTCGAGCTCGGTGCGGGCTTGGGCTCGTTCCTGTTCCTGTTCGTCTGCCTCGTGATCTCGCCGCTGCTTGTGCTCTCGGGCGGATGGCTGCTCGTTCCGGTGGTCGTCGTACCGTTGCGGCGGTGGGCAGACCTGGCACGAGAGCGCACCGCGCGGCGCGTCCCCATCGAGTCGGCGTACAGCCCGATTCCGCCGTCGCCGAGCTTCGCCGACCGTCTGCGTTTGGCCTTCTCACGCTCGACCGGCAGAGACCTGGTGTGGCTGCTCGGCCACGGCACCATCGCGCCGCTGGCCAGCCTGCTGTCGATCGCCCTGCCGTTCGCCGCCGTCAATGCTCTGCTCGTGCCCGCGTATTGGTATCTGGCACCCGCCGATGATCCGATATCGAGCCCGTTTCCGGTGACGTCGTGGGGTGCGGCCGCCTGGTCGCCGCTCGTTGCTATCGGCTATGCGCTGCTGGCCTGGTGGGTGATTCCCGGCGTCGCGTTCGTGTTGAGGCGGGCGCAGGCGAGAATTCTGTCCCCGAGCCACAAGGCGAGGTTGGCCGCGCGGGTCACGGCGCTGACTGCCAGCCGCGCTGCCGCGCTCGACGCGCAATCAGCCGAGCTGCGGCGCATCGAGCGCGATCTTCACGACGGCGCCCAGAATCGCCTCGTGAACGTCGTCATGATGCTCGGGATCGCCGAGCGGTCGCTCGAGACGAATCCCGACGACGCGCTGCCGCAGTTGCAGCGCGCGCAAGAGATGGCGATGGATGCGCTGTCGGGCCTGCGCACCGCGGTGCACGACATCTATCCGCCCATCCTCGACGAACTGGGCCTGGAGTGCGCACTGGCCGCGGTGGCCGGTCGGTCGGCGGTGCCCTGTTCCCTCGACACGTCCAGCCTGCGCCGGGTGCCTGCCGCCGTGGAGTCGGCGGCCTACTTCGTCGTCGCCGAAGCCGTCACGAACCTCAACAAGTACAGCCGCGCGACCCGGGCTTTGATCTCGGTCGAGTCGGACACGTCTGCGATGGTGGAGAGTGTGCGCATCGTCGTCGAGGACGACGGTGTCGGCGGCGCGCACGAGCGCCCGGGCGGGGGCATCGCCGGCATCCGACGCCGTGCTGAGGCGTTCGAAGGAACGCTGCAGCTGACAAGTCCGCAGGGTGGGCCCACCAACATGAGAGTGGAGTTGCCATGCGGGTGGTGA
- a CDS encoding response regulator transcription factor, translating to MRVVIAEDDALLREGMALLLRNEGFDVVATVDNGDDFLALLDEADAAVLDVRMPPTFTNEGLIAAEEARRRRPGFPVLVLSAYVEDRYAGRLLAEGAEGLGYLLKERVGRVAAFTDALRRVADGGTVMDPEVISQLLSRRRADDPIQSLTPREREVLGLMAAGLDNATIAARLFVSETAVSKHIGNIFAKLGLSTSDSGHRRVLAVLAYLRT from the coding sequence ATGCGGGTGGTGATCGCCGAAGACGACGCGCTGCTGCGCGAGGGGATGGCCTTGTTGCTGCGCAACGAAGGCTTCGACGTCGTGGCGACCGTGGACAACGGCGATGATTTTCTCGCGCTGCTGGATGAGGCGGATGCCGCGGTGCTGGATGTGCGGATGCCTCCGACCTTCACGAACGAGGGGTTGATCGCCGCCGAAGAGGCCCGTCGGCGGCGACCGGGCTTTCCCGTGCTGGTGCTGTCGGCATATGTCGAAGACCGCTATGCCGGACGGCTGCTGGCCGAGGGTGCCGAAGGCCTGGGCTATCTGCTGAAAGAGCGCGTCGGCCGGGTGGCGGCATTCACCGACGCGCTCCGACGTGTTGCCGACGGCGGCACCGTGATGGATCCGGAGGTCATCTCGCAGCTGTTGAGCAGGCGCCGTGCCGATGACCCGATCCAGTCACTCACTCCCCGCGAGCGTGAAGTGCTCGGGCTCATGGCGGCCGGCCTGGACAATGCCACTATCGCGGCGCGCCTGTTCGTCAGCGAGACGGCCGTGAGCAAACACATCGGCAACATCTTCGCGAAGCTCGGCCTGTCGACCAGCGACAGCGGTCATCGCCGCGTCTTGGCCGTGTTGGCCTACTTGCGCACCTGA
- a CDS encoding MarR family winged helix-turn-helix transcriptional regulator, whose product MTVQQLGQAVKRLQVKHHRAGNEALKPLGISIVQWDALRHLRAHPGASLHDLAVLTFQTDQAFGTLATRMEARGLIRRTSGPGRAIRPELTSEGARVLEDATKAMDAVLRASFEPLSVSERAVFAEMLARLVEQAPGAGISSSPRRAE is encoded by the coding sequence ATGACGGTGCAGCAGCTCGGGCAGGCGGTGAAGCGCCTGCAGGTCAAGCACCATCGAGCCGGCAATGAGGCGTTGAAACCGCTGGGGATCTCGATCGTTCAGTGGGACGCCCTGCGTCACCTTCGCGCGCACCCCGGCGCCTCGCTGCACGACCTCGCCGTTCTGACATTCCAGACCGATCAGGCCTTCGGCACCCTCGCGACCCGGATGGAGGCGCGGGGACTGATTCGCCGCACGAGCGGGCCGGGCCGGGCGATTCGTCCCGAGCTCACCTCTGAGGGTGCACGAGTGCTCGAAGACGCCACGAAGGCGATGGATGCTGTTCTTCGCGCATCGTTCGAACCGCTGTCGGTGAGTGAGCGAGCGGTGTTCGCAGAGATGCTTGCCCGGTTGGTCGAACAAGCCCCCGGCGCGGGGATCTCCTCCTCACCGCGCCGCGCTGAATGA
- a CDS encoding NAD-dependent epimerase/dehydratase family protein, translating into MKVFLTGGTGYVGSVLREHLLAAGHEVDALARTTAGAQRLTAAGATVVRGSLADTGVLRAAAARAEAVVHAAFDGAMTDDAAATELAAVRALAAGAGESKTAKPVLYTSTGLVYGIDPRQDRHEDAQLPERSAQPVKGEGERALLTAEGITPIVFRAALVHGRGGSKLVTGLISSAASTGAAPYIDEGAHVWDAIDVDDLANLYVAALAHPLAGVYNVKGEHPFTMRELAQAVSTVTGAQPVSLPRESASATLGPLALVLGAPGLLAGDKARSTFDWTPVGGSLLDDIRDGSYRDVTARTAGVGA; encoded by the coding sequence ATGAAGGTCTTTCTCACGGGCGGCACCGGATACGTGGGCTCGGTGCTACGGGAACACCTGCTCGCCGCGGGGCACGAGGTCGACGCGCTCGCGCGCACGACCGCGGGTGCGCAACGGCTCACCGCGGCGGGTGCGACCGTGGTGCGCGGGTCGCTGGCCGATACCGGTGTGCTTCGCGCTGCGGCAGCACGCGCAGAGGCGGTGGTGCACGCGGCGTTCGACGGCGCGATGACCGACGATGCCGCGGCGACCGAGCTCGCCGCTGTGCGTGCCCTGGCCGCGGGTGCAGGCGAGTCGAAAACCGCCAAGCCGGTGCTGTACACGAGCACGGGGCTCGTCTACGGGATCGATCCGCGCCAGGACCGTCATGAAGACGCGCAGCTGCCCGAGCGCAGCGCGCAGCCCGTCAAGGGCGAAGGGGAACGGGCTCTTCTCACGGCCGAGGGCATCACTCCCATCGTCTTCCGTGCCGCGCTCGTGCACGGCCGCGGCGGGTCGAAACTGGTCACCGGTCTGATCAGCAGCGCCGCATCCACGGGCGCGGCGCCCTATATCGACGAGGGTGCGCACGTCTGGGATGCCATCGATGTCGACGACCTCGCGAATCTCTACGTCGCCGCCCTGGCACATCCCCTTGCCGGCGTCTACAACGTCAAGGGCGAGCACCCCTTCACGATGCGCGAACTCGCGCAAGCGGTCAGTACAGTGACCGGGGCGCAACCGGTCTCGCTCCCCCGCGAGAGCGCGTCCGCGACTCTCGGCCCGCTCGCGCTCGTGCTCGGCGCACCCGGCTTGCTGGCCGGAGACAAGGCCCGGAGCACATTCGACTGGACGCCGGTGGGCGGCTCGCTCCTCGACGACATCCGCGACGGCAGCTACCGCGACGTTACTGCCCGCACCGCCGGTGTGGGTGCGTGA
- a CDS encoding alpha/beta fold hydrolase encodes MTTNSTLIITTTDGEIPVTVDDRGSGRAVLLLHGGAGPASVTGFAELLADRAGARVITPTHPGFGGTPRPTALATVAGLARLYAGLLDALDLEEVTVIGNSLGGWIAAELALRHSPRVSRVALVDAVGIESAQHPVADFFALTPAQIAQRSYNDPTKAVIPDPATLPPAAQQIVLGNRDALAVYGGVMMDAALADRLGSIDVPALVVWGEADRIADPDYGRAYAAAIPGARFTLLERTGHVPQLETPELLWDALREFVA; translated from the coding sequence ATGACGACGAATTCCACCCTCATCATCACCACGACCGACGGCGAGATCCCGGTCACGGTCGACGACCGCGGCAGCGGACGCGCCGTACTGCTTCTGCACGGCGGCGCAGGCCCGGCATCCGTCACCGGATTCGCCGAGCTGCTCGCCGACCGCGCCGGCGCGCGGGTCATCACCCCGACGCATCCAGGATTCGGGGGCACCCCGCGTCCCACCGCACTGGCAACCGTCGCCGGCCTCGCCAGACTCTATGCCGGACTGCTGGATGCCCTCGACCTTGAGGAGGTCACCGTGATCGGCAACTCGCTCGGCGGATGGATCGCCGCCGAGCTCGCCCTGCGCCACTCCCCGCGTGTCAGCCGCGTGGCGCTCGTCGACGCGGTCGGCATCGAGAGCGCACAGCATCCGGTGGCCGATTTCTTCGCGCTCACCCCCGCGCAGATCGCGCAACGCAGCTACAACGACCCCACGAAGGCCGTCATCCCCGACCCTGCGACACTGCCGCCCGCGGCCCAGCAGATCGTGCTCGGCAACCGCGATGCGCTTGCCGTCTACGGTGGCGTGATGATGGATGCCGCGCTGGCCGACCGGCTCGGGTCGATCGATGTGCCCGCACTTGTCGTCTGGGGCGAGGCAGACCGGATCGCAGACCCTGACTATGGCCGTGCCTACGCTGCCGCCATCCCCGGCGCCCGCTTCACGCTGCTCGAGCGGACCGGCCACGTGCCGCAGCTCGAAACGCCCGAGCTGCTCTGGGACGCGCTGCGCGAGTTCGTCGCATAG
- a CDS encoding MFS transporter codes for MGETTTSPPATAGATSTPERQRSGSATIAFAWIAMLVSYLPFSAVNGGLGLIGADAQASTADLQWVTDAFTVALVAAVLAGGRLGDRFGRRRTTLLGLVLTSACSAIGLIAGVLATAPTGPASAAIPLLWLAQAVGGVGAGLVMSATLPLIVVTASTPAARDRAVGVWAAANVIGLGGGPFITGAATAVAGWPALFVPTGILALATIAFGLVAARESRSASHSPLHLGGLVTGVAGTVLLVFGAIRAGSHGWVDAGALVSLAGAVLLLAAFVAIELRSRQPIIDPRLFRSGAFSAAGLCAAVALFAMVGLVFVVSVSLAHSGVHPSGIALQIGCLFAGNVAASIAAGPLLARVPASALLIGGLLIAAAGSAALLTLAEVTSVFGLSGRLIVIGIGCGFTVATAAALAVRAVPPEQSGMAGVANNTLRQIGGALGAAVIGAVFTVTPGDAPATGDPALTALHTTALLLVAVILITSAISAVLMATTRKSTT; via the coding sequence ATGGGAGAGACAACCACCTCGCCGCCGGCTACGGCTGGCGCGACATCCACCCCCGAACGGCAGCGCAGCGGCTCGGCGACCATCGCCTTCGCGTGGATCGCAATGCTGGTCAGCTACCTGCCGTTCTCGGCCGTCAACGGAGGTCTCGGCCTGATCGGCGCCGACGCCCAGGCGAGCACCGCCGACCTGCAATGGGTCACCGACGCCTTCACCGTCGCGCTGGTGGCAGCCGTTCTCGCCGGTGGACGGCTCGGCGACCGCTTCGGACGCCGTCGCACGACACTGCTCGGGCTCGTGCTCACCAGCGCCTGCTCGGCGATCGGCCTGATCGCCGGCGTGCTCGCGACCGCGCCGACCGGACCGGCTTCGGCGGCCATCCCGCTGCTCTGGCTGGCACAGGCCGTCGGCGGCGTCGGCGCAGGCCTGGTGATGTCGGCGACACTGCCGCTGATCGTCGTCACCGCTTCGACCCCTGCTGCCCGCGACCGCGCGGTCGGTGTCTGGGCCGCGGCCAATGTCATCGGGCTCGGCGGCGGCCCCTTCATCACAGGGGCGGCCACTGCCGTTGCCGGCTGGCCGGCGCTGTTCGTTCCCACCGGCATCCTGGCCCTGGCCACCATCGCCTTCGGACTCGTCGCCGCTCGCGAGAGCCGCTCTGCGAGTCACTCGCCGCTTCACCTGGGCGGACTTGTCACGGGTGTGGCGGGGACCGTGCTGCTCGTGTTCGGAGCGATCCGCGCCGGTTCTCACGGATGGGTAGATGCCGGAGCCCTCGTGTCGCTGGCTGGCGCGGTGCTGCTGCTCGCCGCGTTCGTCGCGATCGAGCTGCGCAGCCGTCAGCCGATCATCGACCCGCGGCTGTTCCGCTCCGGCGCTTTCAGCGCCGCCGGGCTCTGTGCCGCCGTCGCTCTTTTCGCGATGGTGGGCCTGGTGTTCGTGGTGAGCGTCTCGCTCGCACACAGCGGCGTGCACCCGTCAGGAATCGCCCTGCAGATCGGCTGCCTGTTCGCCGGCAACGTGGCGGCCAGCATCGCCGCCGGTCCGCTGCTCGCGCGTGTGCCGGCATCCGCCCTTCTGATCGGGGGGCTGCTGATAGCGGCTGCCGGAAGCGCCGCGCTGCTGACCCTCGCGGAGGTGACATCGGTGTTCGGGCTCTCGGGGCGCCTCATCGTGATCGGAATCGGGTGCGGGTTCACCGTCGCGACCGCCGCCGCATTGGCGGTGCGAGCGGTGCCACCGGAGCAATCGGGGATGGCCGGCGTCGCGAACAACACCCTGCGTCAGATCGGTGGCGCGCTCGGGGCCGCGGTCATCGGCGCGGTGTTCACGGTGACACCGGGTGACGCCCCAGCCACCGGCGACCCCGCCCTGACGGCTCTGCACACGACGGCCTTGCTGCTGGTCGCTGTCATCCTCATCACTTCAGCCATCAGCGCGGTGCTGATGGCCACCACCAGAAAGAGCACCACATGA